The Clupea harengus chromosome 5, Ch_v2.0.2, whole genome shotgun sequence genomic sequence TCATCAGACGAGGTGGTCACCCCACAGACTGGCAATGGCAATGAAATGGTCTCAGGTACAAGATAAGAGATTGACAACAAACGTGACAACGAATCAGATAACTAGAACGTTCCATGTATAGTTATCTgacatttactcatttagcaTGATCACCTACCAACCACTTAAGTGAGGTGCAGTATCAGGTGTGCCTCCGTTCTGTCCACCCGTACCTAGGGAGCACAAAACAAGCTAATAAATGGAGACGTTTCACCATCATTAAAAAGGCAAGTTAATTCTACATGGAGTACCCGAGTCCAGGTCGTTCTACGACACCGTAACATAGGCCTCAAAAACGAAGTGAGGTCGCTTGTAACGTAattttcacacaaacaacattaaGTTAAAACGGAAGACAATCGAGAGCAAGACTAGCATGAATTCTTACTCGTCTGTTTAGCATTCAATGAATGGGATAGTTGTTTCTTCAAGTTGAAAACTAAGCTTATTAACGTCATCTGAACGTGGTAGGTAGCTGGCTAACTAGCTAATCAGATCTGACGTTAGTTTAGTCATAGGCAGACATTACCGTTAGCAGTTCTCTGTTAGCCAGCTAAGCCAATGTTAAAGATAAAGTTGTTGTCCATATTTAGAATGCAGCTCTTAAATTCTTACCTTGTCGATAATACATGTCGTTGACGGTATTTCCATATACCTTCCAAGCAAAATGGATAGCAATAAGGCTCAGAACAAGCCAACTAAACAATATTTTGAACACAGCGACTCTCATGTCATTTGCCGTCCAGTCATCCACAAATTCAGACAGAAATGAC encodes the following:
- the tcta gene encoding T-cell leukemia translocation-altered gene protein homolog, giving the protein MEDPWDFEFLSRIVEGLVSFLSEFVDDWTANDMRVAVFKILFSWLVLSLIAIHFAWKVYGNTVNDMYYRQGTGGQNGGTPDTAPHLSGWESASGDALKTHRE